GCGCAGGTCGCGTACCAATGCCTGAAATACTGCCTCATCCGGTATCGACTTGCCTGACCATTGCCGCATCGCCTCAATGGTGGCAGGCATGCTGAGGCGCAAATCAGGGTTAGAGACGCTTTTGCCCAGAATCGACAATATCGGAAACAGAAAGCTGACCAAAATGAACAAAAACAGCGGGGCTATCAGCAGTAGTGAACGTTTCTGATAGCGGGCCTGCGCCTGACGCAACTGCTGTTTCAGGCTCACAGACTGTTGTTCGGTCGCTGTCGTCAACGTGGCGTTCTGGGTCATAGGGCATATCTCCTTATGGTATACCGGTTAAATCAATTACTTCTGGGCGGCCCAGGCATTAAAGCGCTGTTCCAGCTCTTCGCCGTGATCGATCCAGAACTCGGTATCCACTTGTACTGACTGTGCCAGGTTATCCGGCGCGGTCGGCAGGTTGGCGCTTACAGCAGGCGACAACAGCGCGGTGGTTTTGGTGTTAGTCGGGCCATAGGCAATGTTCTCGGCAAACACTTTCTGGTTTTCCGGCTGATTGGCAAACGTAATAAACTGCTCGGCCAGCGCCTTGTGTTTCGAGCCTTTGACAATCGCCCAGCTATCGAGATCGTACAGGCCGTCTTTCCAGACAATATTGATACCCGGTTTCTCTTTCTGCGCCACCGCCACGCGGCCGTTATAGGCAGACGTCATCACGACATCGCCCGCCACCAGCCACTGCAACGGCTGTGCGCCCGATTCCCACCACTGAATATTCGACTTAATTTGATCCAGCTTCTTAAATGCCTGCTCGACGCCCGCCCGGGTCGCCAATACCTTGTAGACGTCCTCGCGTTTTACGCCATCCGCCAGCAGGGCAATTTCCAGCGTAAACTTGGCGCTTTTACGCAGCGCGCGTTTACCGGGGAAGTTTTTCACATCCCAGAAATCCGCCCAGCTTTTCGGCGCTTGCTGCAACTTGTTGGCGTTATAGGTCAGCACCGTTGACCAGACAAAAATCCCGGCCCCGCACTCGGAAACCGCGCCTTTGACGAAATCGGCCTGCGTGCCAAGCTTGTTCCAGTCCAGCGTTTCGAATAGCCCTTCGTTACAGCCGCGCAGTAACTCCGGCCCCTCGACTTCCACCACATCCCAGCCTATCTGCCCGGTCTGCACCATCGCACGGATGCGGGCCATTTCGCCGTTATATTCACCCGCTTCCACCGTGCCCTTTCCGGCAGCCTGAAACGGTTTATAAAACGCTTTATCCTGCGCGTCTTTATTGGTGCCGCCAAAGGAGATGACCGTCAGATTGTCAGCCAAGGCTGGGGAGGCTATCGCCACCAACAGTGCGGATAATGCAAATTTTTTCAACATAGTCTGGCTCCTGAAGAGAGTAAATCGACGCAATGCCACACGGGTAAAAACGCTTTAATTTTTTTGATACATACACATCTTTATACAAGCAGTTTTCGTGCCAGTTTCTATACCCTCCCATAAAAATGACCAGAACGGAGCCGTGGCGATACCACGCTGCGCAAAAGGCGCAACGCCGGGAATAAAGACCACTGCGGAGGCAGGCAGATTCGCCTTGTTATGGTGCAGCCGGTGAGATGACCGCACCACGGTGATTCATGGTGCAGGGCAGCGATGCGCCCCGCACCGGGGAAAGTCAGGCTGACGGGGTCAGATCAACGCAGAGATATTTCATCTCCAGATATTCCTCGATACCAAAGCGCGACCCTTCACGCCCCAGCCCCGACTGCTTCACACCGCCAAACGGGCCACTTCGTTAGAAATCAGCCCGGTATTCACGCCAACCATGCCGTATTCCAGCGCTTCCGGCACCCGCCACTGGCGCTGCGCATCGCGGGTATACACATACGCCGCCAGGCCAAATTCGGTGTCGTTGGCCATCGCGATAACCTGCTGTTCATCCTCGAACGGGAACAGGGGTGCCACCGGGCCAAATGTCTCTTCGCGGGCAACGCGCATCGACTGTGTGACACCGCCGATGACCGTTGGCCTAAAGAAGGTTCCGCCCAGCGGGTGCACGTCTCCGCCCGTCAGCAGTTCGGCACCTTTTTCCAGCGCATCGCTGATGTGCTGCTGCACTTTGGCAATTGCCTCGTGGTCAATCAACGGCCCCTGGGTGACGCCGGGCTCAGTACCATCACCCACCCGCAGTTTCTCCACCTCTTCCACCAGCCGCGCCGCCAGTGCCGGGTAAATGCCCCGTTGCACGTAGATGCGGTTAGCGCACACGCAGGTTTGGCCGCTGTTACGAAACTTGGAGGCTAAAATCCCTTTTACCGCCTGCTCGACACAGGCATCGTCAAACACGATAAACGGCGCGTTACCGCCGAGTTCCAGTGACAGCTTTTTCACCGTTGGCGCGCTTTGCGCCATCAAAATACGCCCGACTTCGGTCGAGCCGGTAAAGCTCAGTTTGCGCACCACCGGGCTGTCGCACAGAATTTTTCCGACTGAGGGCGCATCGCCGGTCACCACCTGTAACACGCCAGCCGGAATTCCCGCCTGCACCGCCAGTTCCGCCAGTGCCAGCGCGGTAAACGGCGTTTGCTCCGCCGGTTTGACTATCATGGCGCACCCGGCAGCCAACGCCGGTGCCGCTTTACGGGTGATCATCGCCGCCGGGAAGTTCCACGGCGTGATCGCCGCACACACGCCGATGCCTTGTTTAATCACCAGCAGGCGCTGGTTCGCCTGAGGCGACTGCAACACACTGCCTTCCACCCGTTTGGCTTCTTCGGCAAACCAGTCGATAAACGAGGTAGCGTAGGTGATTTCACCGCTGGCCTCCGCCAGCGGCTTACCCTGCTCAGCCGTCAGCAACGCCGCCAGATCGCTCTGGTTCTCACGAATTAACGCCGCCCAGGCCTGCATCAGCACCGCACGCTCTTTGCCGGTACGCTGGCTCCACTCCCGCTGTGCAGCCTGTGCGGCTGCAATCGCCTGCTGCGTTTGCTGGGCAGTCACCAGCGGAACCGAGCCCAACACCTCACCGGTTGCCGGGTTGTTGACATTCAGGCACTCGCCGTTCAGGCTGTCCTGCCACTCACCGCCAATTAAACATTGCTGGCGGAATAACGCTTTATTTTTCAGTTGCATAACGACCCTTTATCCTCACGACCCCGGTGGCAGTTTACTTCGCCAGAACAGCACTCAGCACAGCCAGCGCCTGGCTGAACTGGGCATCTGGGATCGTCAACGGATACAAAAAGCGGATCACGTTGCCGTAAGTGCCACAGGTCAGTAGCAGCAGCCCCTGTTGTAGCGCTGCCTGCTGATAGTGTTTGGTTATCTCGGCGCTCGGTTTGCCGGTTTGCGGATCGTTAAACTCCACCGCCACCATCGAGCCGCGCGCACGGATATCGGCTATTGCCGGGTTGCCCGCTTTCAGGCGCTCCAGCGTCTCCACCAGTGTAGCGCCAAGCCGCTGGGCGCGCTGGCACAGTTGTTCTTCTTCAATCACATCCAGCACCGCCAGTGCCGACGCCACCGCCAGCGGGTTACCCGCATAGGTGCCGCCCAGCCCGCCAGGCCCTGGGGCATCCATCACCTCGGCACGGCCAACGACGCCGGAAATCGGGAAGCCGCCGCCCAGACTTTTCGCCATCGTAATCAGGTCAGCCTTGTCGTCGTAATACTCCATCGCAAAGACTTTGCCGGTGCGGGCAAACCCGGTCTGAACCTCATCGGCTATCAGCAACATGCCGTACTTGTCACACAGCTGACGCACGCCCGCGATAAACTCGGGAGGTGCCACGTTAAAGCCGCCTTCGCCCTGAATCGGCTCAAGCAAAATGGCGGCTACCTGATCGGCGGCAATATCGGTGTGCAACAGGCGCTCGATGCTCTCCAGCGACTGCTCAACCGACACACCATGCTGGGCGTTCGGATAAAGCGCATGGAAAATAGAGCCGGGGAACGGGCCAAAACCGGTGGAGTAAGGGGCCACTTTGCCGGTCAGGGTTAACGTCAGCAGCGTGCGGCCATGAAACGCCGAGCCAAAGGCGATAACACCGGGGCGCTTGGTGTAGGCGCGGGCGATTTTCACCGCGTTTTCTACCGCTTCGGCACCGGTGGTGAAAAAGGCCGTCTTCGCTGTACCGTCAATCGGTGCCAGCGCATTCAGGCGCTCGGCCAGCGCCACATAACTGCCATAAGGCACAATCTGATAAGCGGTATGGGTGAATTTTTCCAGTTGCTCACGCACCGCCGCCAGCAATTTCGGATGACGGTGGCCGGTATTGAGCACCGCTATCCCGGCGGCAAAATCGGTATACTCGCGCCCTTCCACATCCCACAGCGTAGCGTTCTGCGCCTTCTCGGCAAAAAAGTCACACATGACCCCCACACCACGCGGCGTGGCGGCGATACGACGTTGATTCAGTTCGCTATTACTCATAATTCGGCTCCGATTCGATGAAACACCACCCGACTGGGCTGACGATGACCGTCTGATGCTGTTATTTATCCTTTGCATGGCTCTATAATCCAGAGCCAGTTTTTAATATTTGAAGGATCCACTTTGCGCTCACTTCTGACCGATTTACTGTTACAAGGGCTGGAGCAACAGCAGGAAGGCACGCTGAACAAGCGCCTTTACGACAGCATCCGGCTGGCGATTCTGGCCGGAGATATCAGCCCCGGCCAGCGCCTGCCCTCCTCGCGTGACCTGGCGCAGCAGCTTTCACTGTCTCGCAATACCGTGATGGCGGCGTTTGAGCAACTGCTGGCGGAAGGTTACATCGAAACCCGCACCGGCAGCGGCAGCTACGTTACCGAGCAATTGCCCGACCCTCGTCTGCCGGATGTGCGCACTGAAACACCGTTACCGGTGCGCCCGGCCGCACAGGAGTTATCACGCCGGGGAAAACACCTGCTGGGGTACGCCGGGGCATCGGCACGCCAGTGGGGGGCGTTTATGCCGGGCATTCCCGATATCAACAGCTTCCCCCATGCGCTGTGGCGGCGGCTGCAAACCCGGCTCGCCCGGCGTGTGAAACCGGAACAGTTGTCTTACTCACCGATGGGCGGCTGCCCGGAACTCCAGCAATCGCTGGTAGACTACCTGCGCGTCGCCCGCTCCGTTACCTGTACTGCCGAGCAGATTCTGATAACCGAAGGCACCCATCAGGCGATGGATCTGCTGTCGAAAATGCTGTGCAACCCCGGCGATGTGGCCTGGATTGAAGACCCATGCTATTGGGGAATGCGCAATGTGCTGACCATCAACGGGCTGCGCGTGTCCCCTGTCAGCGTTGATGAGCAAGGCATGGTGCCACCGGAGCAGGTTGATGCCAGCGCCGCCCCCAGGCTGATTTGCGTGACGCCGTCGCACCAGTACCCGCTGGGTGCGGTGATGAGCCTTGCGCGCCGTCAGCGTCTGCTGGCGCTGGCACAAGAGCACAATGGCTGGATAATCGAAGATGATTATGACAGTGAATTTCGCTTCTCCGGCAGCCCGATCCCGGCGCTACAAGGCCTGCAAACCCAGCCGCCGGTTATTTATATCGGTACATTTAGCAAGACGCTCTATCCGGGGTTACGGGTCAGCTACATGGTGCTGCCGCCTCCGCTGGCGCGAGAGCTGAAAGTGGCCCACGCCGAGCTGTATCGCGGCGGCCACTGGCTGACACAACTGACGCTAAGCCAATTCATTGGTGAAGGGCACTATGCCGCCCACATCCGGCGTATGCGCTTGCTCTACGCGCGCCGACGCGCGCTGCTCAGTGAACTGATTGTGCAGCATCTCGGCCAAGACTACCTTGGCTACAACAGCAATGCCGGGCTGCACCTGATTTTAAAGCTGCCGGAAATGGTAGATGATGTGCTGCTCGCCGCCCGCATTGTGCAGCGCGGCGTGATGGTCAAACCCCTTTCCAGCTACTATCTGCGCCCGGTTCCAGAACGTGGTTTGCTGCTCGGGTATGCCTGTGTTGAAGAGCATGAAATGGCGCTGGCATTCAACGTCATTCTGGCCTGCCTGCACGCGCCAGAAACCGCCACCCGGTTGCCCTGAGAACGGAATTGCACTCTCGCAGGGCAACGGATGCGATGCGGTTGCCCTTAGCACCAAAACGCACCATCAGTGACCATTTTATTAACACGCACTCACCATTTTGCAGCAAGCGGGTTTTTCCGCGCGTTTTTCCATTACCATTTCTCACGACTGCCACATTGGCCAGAAACGGCATTTGCACACTTTTCAGGCCGTGCCTGAGCCAGCCATTCAGCCGGAAACTTTCCCGTCAAGCGCCGCTGACGGGGCCATCTTTTCACCGCGAAATAATAAATTATGCTTCTCAATTCATTATCAGGCATGAGTTATGCATAAGCTTAGTCATCAAGAAAAAGCACAACCAGGCCCTAACCCGGTAAGAGAAGGGAAGAATGAAAACCTACGTTAGCTTCAAAAATATTCAAAAAACCTACGATGGCGATCGCCTGGTGGTCAAAAACCTGAATCTGGATATTCAGGAAGGGGAATTTCTGACGATGCTTGGCCCATCGGGTTCGGGCAAAACCACCAGCCTGATGATGCTGGCCGGGTTCGAAACCCCTACACAGGGTGAAATTCTGCTGCGTGATACGCCGCTGCATAACCTGCCACCTCATCAGCGCGGCATTGGCATGGTGTTTCAAAACTATGCGCTGTTTCCTCATATGACCGTAGCGGAAAACCTCGCTTTCCCGCTGGCTATCCGCCGCATGAACCGTAGCGATATTAAAGAAAAAGTTGACCGGGTACTCGACCGGGTGAAATTAACCAATCTGGCTGACCGCTATCCGGCACAAATGTCCGGCGGCCAGCAACAGCGGGTGGCGCTGGCGCGCGCGCTGGTGTTTGAACCCCGGCTGGTGTTGATGGATGAGCCGCTGGGCGCGCTGGATAAACAGCTGCGTGAGCATATGCAACTGGAGATCAAAGCGCTGCACCGGGCGCTGGAGCTCACTGTGGTCTATGTCACCCATGACCAAAGCGAAGCCATGACCATGTCTGACCGGGTTGCCGTGTTCAATGACGGCATTATTCAACAGATGGACAGCCCGAATGACATTTACGAACGCCCGCAGAACGCCTTTGTGGCGCAGTTTATCGGTGAAAATAACACGCTGATTGCCACGCACGCTGGCAGCGAAGGCGACTATTATCAGGCTGAACTGGATGACGGCACCCTGCTGCGGGCGCTCAAGGTTCGGCCAAGCTCCCCTGGCC
This sequence is a window from Dickeya aquatica. Protein-coding genes within it:
- a CDS encoding 4-aminobutyrate--2-oxoglutarate transaminase, with the translated sequence MSNSELNQRRIAATPRGVGVMCDFFAEKAQNATLWDVEGREYTDFAAGIAVLNTGHRHPKLLAAVREQLEKFTHTAYQIVPYGSYVALAERLNALAPIDGTAKTAFFTTGAEAVENAVKIARAYTKRPGVIAFGSAFHGRTLLTLTLTGKVAPYSTGFGPFPGSIFHALYPNAQHGVSVEQSLESIERLLHTDIAADQVAAILLEPIQGEGGFNVAPPEFIAGVRQLCDKYGMLLIADEVQTGFARTGKVFAMEYYDDKADLITMAKSLGGGFPISGVVGRAEVMDAPGPGGLGGTYAGNPLAVASALAVLDVIEEEQLCQRAQRLGATLVETLERLKAGNPAIADIRARGSMVAVEFNDPQTGKPSAEITKHYQQAALQQGLLLLTCGTYGNVIRFLYPLTIPDAQFSQALAVLSAVLAK
- a CDS encoding ABC transporter ATP-binding protein, whose translation is MKTYVSFKNIQKTYDGDRLVVKNLNLDIQEGEFLTMLGPSGSGKTTSLMMLAGFETPTQGEILLRDTPLHNLPPHQRGIGMVFQNYALFPHMTVAENLAFPLAIRRMNRSDIKEKVDRVLDRVKLTNLADRYPAQMSGGQQQRVALARALVFEPRLVLMDEPLGALDKQLREHMQLEIKALHRALELTVVYVTHDQSEAMTMSDRVAVFNDGIIQQMDSPNDIYERPQNAFVAQFIGENNTLIATHAGSEGDYYQAELDDGTLLRALKVRPSSPGRKIHLCIRPERVRVNASVLPDGAQQVSARIQQFIYLGDHVRMMTEVAGQPQFMVKLPASEVNPNWQSGSEVRLSWLPEHLRALDALTTH
- the pdxR gene encoding MocR-like pyridoxine biosynthesis transcription factor PdxR translates to MRSLLTDLLLQGLEQQQEGTLNKRLYDSIRLAILAGDISPGQRLPSSRDLAQQLSLSRNTVMAAFEQLLAEGYIETRTGSGSYVTEQLPDPRLPDVRTETPLPVRPAAQELSRRGKHLLGYAGASARQWGAFMPGIPDINSFPHALWRRLQTRLARRVKPEQLSYSPMGGCPELQQSLVDYLRVARSVTCTAEQILITEGTHQAMDLLSKMLCNPGDVAWIEDPCYWGMRNVLTINGLRVSPVSVDEQGMVPPEQVDASAAPRLICVTPSHQYPLGAVMSLARRQRLLALAQEHNGWIIEDDYDSEFRFSGSPIPALQGLQTQPPVIYIGTFSKTLYPGLRVSYMVLPPPLARELKVAHAELYRGGHWLTQLTLSQFIGEGHYAAHIRRMRLLYARRRALLSELIVQHLGQDYLGYNSNAGLHLILKLPEMVDDVLLAARIVQRGVMVKPLSSYYLRPVPERGLLLGYACVEEHEMALAFNVILACLHAPETATRLP
- a CDS encoding ABC transporter substrate-binding protein, giving the protein MLKKFALSALLVAIASPALADNLTVISFGGTNKDAQDKAFYKPFQAAGKGTVEAGEYNGEMARIRAMVQTGQIGWDVVEVEGPELLRGCNEGLFETLDWNKLGTQADFVKGAVSECGAGIFVWSTVLTYNANKLQQAPKSWADFWDVKNFPGKRALRKSAKFTLEIALLADGVKREDVYKVLATRAGVEQAFKKLDQIKSNIQWWESGAQPLQWLVAGDVVMTSAYNGRVAVAQKEKPGINIVWKDGLYDLDSWAIVKGSKHKALAEQFITFANQPENQKVFAENIAYGPTNTKTTALLSPAVSANLPTAPDNLAQSVQVDTEFWIDHGEELEQRFNAWAAQK